The following are from one region of the Synergistaceae bacterium genome:
- a CDS encoding ATP-binding cassette domain-containing protein: MTPRNSAVNVKDLGVHFKGRYHWTYGLGRRNSSEGTWALRSLSFSLGQGETLSIVGESGSGKTTLLRSLLGLVSLSVGDVKLWGQSISSMTNEERLTARRRCGYVPQDPYGSLPPTLTVLGAVLEPWSVVHDRREREAGVAKAKTLLAELKLPEELWNARVRYFLSGGQRQRVAVARALILEPELLLCDEPTAMQDVSTRGEVLEVLRRRVTKGMSMILVTHDLLLARYASAHGLVLYKGEAVESGWTAELLRHPSHCYTQSLLAALPRLGTAAETVQG; the protein is encoded by the coding sequence ATGACGCCGAGAAACTCTGCCGTGAATGTAAAGGACCTGGGTGTCCACTTTAAAGGTCGCTATCACTGGACTTACGGTCTTGGTAGACGAAATTCTTCCGAGGGAACCTGGGCTTTGAGGTCTCTTTCCTTTTCTTTAGGACAAGGGGAGACGCTGTCTATTGTGGGAGAGTCTGGCAGCGGAAAGACGACCCTCCTACGCTCGCTTCTGGGACTGGTTTCGCTCAGCGTGGGAGACGTGAAGCTATGGGGCCAGTCCATCAGCTCCATGACGAACGAAGAACGTTTGACGGCCCGTCGGCGGTGCGGTTACGTACCTCAAGATCCCTACGGCTCATTGCCTCCGACCCTCACCGTTTTGGGGGCCGTCCTGGAACCCTGGAGTGTTGTTCATGACAGGCGAGAGCGGGAAGCTGGTGTTGCTAAGGCAAAGACGCTCCTTGCCGAACTCAAGTTGCCGGAGGAACTGTGGAACGCCCGTGTCCGCTACTTCCTATCCGGGGGACAGCGTCAAAGGGTAGCCGTGGCTCGGGCTCTGATTTTGGAGCCGGAGCTTCTGCTCTGCGACGAGCCCACGGCTATGCAGGATGTTTCGACTCGAGGCGAGGTGCTGGAGGTTCTGAGACGCCGTGTAACCAAGGGTATGTCCATGATCCTGGTGACTCACGATCTACTATTGGCCCGCTACGCCTCCGCTCACGGGTTGGTGCTCTACAAAGGAGAGGCTGTGGAATCCGGCTGGACGGCGGAACTTCTGAGGCACCCTTCCCATTGTTACACGCAATCCCTGCTGGCGGCGCTGCCGAGGCTGGGAACAGCGGCCGAAACCGTACAGGGCTAA
- a CDS encoding DUF362 domain-containing protein, whose product MSASRKLILQRQGDYDREGIEATVNTIFRHFGGLGNFIKQGDQVLLKVNLVAGCEPERRVTTDPSVVRAVAKAVLEVGGHPVIADSPGLDNFLKAAEKAGLLDVARDLDVPCVELTDSIPLSVTPDATFRKIEVARRVLESDAIINLPKMKTHAQMLLTLGVKNLFGCVVAQRKAEWHYSVGLRRERFASLLLDIWNGIRPTLTILDGVVGMDGRGPTNGKPFPYGIMAGAQDALTMDFWLCRMMGVRLEDYPLWQAANLRGMSQCKLDDNDLAGDFPAYHIWESLEIPKLDSLNLVPILSKLPFAKFLEQALMSRPYHRSDRCIVCGKCAAICKAQAISMNGKKLIFDYRKCIRCYCCHEMCPVDAIGFQDGLLMKLMKAVR is encoded by the coding sequence TTGAGTGCGTCGCGTAAACTGATCCTCCAGAGACAAGGCGACTATGACCGAGAAGGAATCGAAGCTACGGTCAACACCATTTTTCGACACTTTGGGGGTTTGGGGAATTTTATCAAGCAAGGTGACCAAGTTCTCTTGAAGGTTAACCTCGTGGCGGGGTGCGAGCCGGAACGCCGGGTAACAACGGACCCGTCTGTAGTTCGAGCCGTGGCCAAGGCTGTGCTGGAAGTGGGAGGACATCCTGTCATCGCTGATAGCCCGGGGCTCGATAACTTTCTCAAGGCGGCCGAAAAGGCGGGCCTCTTAGATGTTGCGCGAGATTTAGATGTTCCCTGCGTGGAGTTGACGGACTCCATTCCGCTTTCCGTGACTCCCGACGCCACGTTCCGCAAGATCGAGGTTGCCCGTCGCGTGCTCGAAAGCGACGCGATCATCAATCTACCTAAAATGAAAACTCATGCTCAAATGCTTCTAACCTTGGGGGTCAAGAACTTATTCGGTTGTGTGGTGGCGCAGCGCAAAGCCGAATGGCATTACAGCGTTGGCCTGAGACGTGAGCGATTTGCCTCTCTGTTGCTGGACATCTGGAACGGCATCCGCCCTACCCTGACAATTCTAGACGGCGTGGTCGGCATGGACGGGCGGGGGCCTACCAATGGCAAACCCTTCCCTTACGGGATCATGGCCGGGGCGCAAGACGCGTTAACAATGGACTTCTGGTTGTGTCGCATGATGGGGGTCCGGCTGGAAGATTATCCGCTTTGGCAAGCCGCCAACCTAAGAGGCATGTCTCAGTGTAAGTTAGACGACAACGATCTTGCTGGGGATTTTCCGGCCTATCATATTTGGGAGAGTTTGGAGATCCCCAAGCTGGATAGCTTGAATCTCGTGCCGATCTTATCCAAACTGCCTTTTGCAAAATTTCTGGAACAGGCTTTGATGTCGCGCCCTTACCATCGGTCAGACCGCTGTATCGTTTGTGGAAAATGCGCGGCAATATGCAAAGCTCAGGCCATTTCGATGAACGGAAAGAAATTGATTTTCGACTATCGGAAATGTATTCGGTGTTACTGTTGTCATGAGATGTGCCCGGTGGACGCCATCGGGTTCCAAGACGGGTTACTGATGAAATTGATGAAAGCGGTGCGATAG
- a CDS encoding 3-deoxy-D-manno-octulosonic acid transferase, producing MSIEKKAEKKAESEVESIESVERESEALTAWPYRMGLAFYKAAISTFFAAGGLVFLKKKYETGLAERMGNFGPDIPRNALWIHAVSVGEVQSAVSLIDAARTREQEEDSLIQRAGRCNRLQLQEKNCILSTVTTTGRIMAEKLAARKVNAMIYSPWDTPRFVKRALDTLAPKAYIAMETERWPTMLSELHARKIPAFLVNGRLSSESAQKLRGQKTFWRGVLCCFDRLLVRFESDKELFLSLSVPEEKIVVTGDCKIDAMFARRNEMKKTGDVNPWRHLRRENEPPGSSPLFLAGSTHEGEDEVVLAAFEKVREMYPRSRLVIVPRHPQRALYVVAAALPYGETELFTDRNPSGHEAACKREAVDWDIAVVGKIGVLFELYSVVDAAFVGGSLVPKGGQNIMEPALFGIPLTHGPNMDSFPNAARMDALGAAQTVENASQLAKAWSRAMDPVERTRFQKASREYFASVGGAGPRSWDVIKQFLAEEKT from the coding sequence ATGAGCATCGAAAAAAAAGCCGAAAAAAAAGCCGAAAGCGAAGTTGAAAGTATTGAAAGTGTTGAAAGAGAATCAGAGGCTCTAACCGCGTGGCCTTATCGTATGGGGTTGGCTTTTTACAAGGCAGCCATTTCAACGTTTTTCGCCGCCGGTGGACTCGTGTTCCTCAAAAAAAAATATGAGACAGGCCTGGCGGAGCGCATGGGAAACTTCGGTCCCGATATTCCAAGAAACGCCTTATGGATCCACGCGGTCTCGGTGGGTGAGGTTCAATCGGCCGTATCGCTGATCGACGCGGCGCGGACGCGGGAACAGGAAGAAGATAGCCTCATTCAGCGAGCAGGAAGATGCAATCGTTTGCAATTGCAGGAAAAAAACTGTATTTTGTCCACCGTGACAACGACGGGACGAATCATGGCGGAAAAACTGGCGGCGCGAAAAGTGAACGCCATGATCTACAGTCCCTGGGATACGCCGCGGTTTGTAAAACGAGCCCTGGATACCCTTGCGCCCAAAGCCTATATTGCCATGGAGACGGAGCGGTGGCCCACGATGCTGTCCGAACTCCACGCGCGAAAAATCCCTGCGTTCCTCGTCAATGGACGCCTTTCCTCGGAGAGCGCCCAAAAACTTCGAGGACAGAAGACGTTTTGGAGGGGGGTGCTTTGTTGTTTTGACCGTTTGTTGGTCAGGTTCGAGTCCGATAAAGAGCTTTTTTTGAGTCTGAGCGTTCCGGAAGAAAAAATCGTCGTAACGGGCGATTGTAAGATCGACGCCATGTTTGCCCGCAGGAACGAGATGAAAAAGACCGGAGACGTGAACCCGTGGCGACATTTACGGAGAGAAAACGAGCCCCCTGGGAGTTCCCCCTTGTTTCTCGCCGGCAGTACCCATGAAGGGGAGGACGAGGTGGTGCTTGCGGCTTTCGAGAAAGTTCGCGAGATGTACCCCCGGTCCCGTCTTGTCATCGTACCCCGTCACCCCCAACGAGCGCTTTACGTGGTGGCGGCGGCTTTGCCCTATGGAGAAACGGAACTGTTCACGGATCGGAATCCGAGTGGCCACGAAGCAGCATGTAAGCGTGAAGCGGTGGACTGGGACATCGCGGTCGTAGGCAAGATAGGCGTTTTATTCGAGCTTTATTCCGTGGTGGATGCGGCTTTCGTGGGCGGCAGCCTGGTTCCCAAGGGAGGCCAGAACATCATGGAGCCCGCTTTGTTTGGAATACCATTGACCCACGGTCCGAATATGGACAGCTTTCCCAACGCAGCCCGAATGGACGCTCTAGGCGCGGCGCAAACCGTCGAAAACGCTAGTCAACTGGCGAAGGCTTGGTCGCGGGCAATGGACCCGGTGGAACGAACTCGTTTCCAGAAGGCCTCGCGGGAATATTTCGCCTCTGTGGGCGGCGCCGGCCCGCGTAGTTGGGACGTCATCAAACAGTTTCTCGCTGAGGAGAAGACGTAA
- a CDS encoding ABC transporter ATP-binding protein yields the protein MIPRENMTLELRDLSVTYQGEVLAVRNCSLSIAKGDILGLVGESGSGKSSVLMAIPRLLPKSALVAGQIFCDGEELSALGEEAINAWRWRRVALVPQGAMNSFTPHLSVERHITEVLTHHMKTSKQEGRRRAADLFRSVGLESSLLSRYPHELSGGQKQRAALATALACEPDFLLADEPTTALDVVTQKKVLDMAVSLVRERGMGLLLVTHDLPLAATICDTLVVMKEGLIVESGPSRRLINAPQNPYTRQLIQAIRDMEDVIEDIKEAEEIQDNGGKS from the coding sequence ATGATTCCGCGTGAAAACATGACGCTCGAACTGCGCGACCTTTCCGTCACGTACCAAGGAGAGGTACTAGCCGTGAGAAACTGTTCCCTCTCTATCGCCAAGGGCGACATCCTTGGCCTGGTGGGGGAGTCCGGCAGCGGAAAATCCAGCGTTCTCATGGCGATTCCTCGCCTATTGCCGAAAAGCGCCCTGGTCGCCGGACAAATTTTCTGCGACGGAGAAGAACTGTCGGCGCTGGGGGAAGAAGCCATAAACGCCTGGAGGTGGCGCCGCGTGGCGCTGGTGCCTCAAGGGGCGATGAACTCCTTTACCCCTCACCTTTCCGTCGAACGGCACATCACGGAGGTTCTGACGCATCATATGAAAACATCTAAACAGGAAGGGCGCCGACGGGCCGCTGATTTGTTCCGAAGCGTGGGCCTGGAGAGTTCGCTCTTGTCTCGTTATCCCCATGAGCTGTCAGGGGGACAAAAACAGCGCGCCGCTTTGGCCACGGCGTTGGCCTGCGAGCCTGACTTCCTCCTGGCGGACGAGCCCACCACGGCCTTGGACGTCGTCACCCAGAAAAAGGTGCTGGATATGGCCGTATCCCTGGTGCGCGAACGCGGCATGGGGCTTTTGCTGGTGACCCACGACCTTCCTTTGGCCGCCACCATCTGCGATACACTGGTCGTCATGAAAGAGGGCTTAATCGTGGAGAGCGGCCCTTCGCGGCGGCTGATTAACGCTCCCCAAAATCCCTACACGCGGCAACTGATCCAGGCCATCCGAGATATGGAAGATGTAATAGAAGACATAAAAGAAGCCGAAGAAATTCAAGATAACGGAGGCAAGTCATGA